One region of Tachysurus vachellii isolate PV-2020 chromosome 11, HZAU_Pvac_v1, whole genome shotgun sequence genomic DNA includes:
- the LOC132853388 gene encoding alpha-2-macroglobulin-like protein 1 isoform X2, whose protein sequence is MRFPGVLFGVILLYPSIIAKKTTRDTFYLLAVTSKAVGGTTETLCVTVKPHQKFSLKVILECNENKLTLLMEQDIRLEYYRCVPFKVPVVSVESVASIDIHIEEENEILNKTTKILITPPNHLTIIQTDKPIYKQGQTVKIRIVSLDSYFLTYSQTFPTIEVQDPNSNRIGQWLNVSTYSGLVDLSYPLNSKATKGVYIITVWNEKSEAITQSFEVKDYVLPTFAVTVKLPPVITILDTYATLKVCAKYTYGKPVNGTVNSTVCRNSIRYFWFPPGSTTPSDICRDYTMKTDKTGCGQRVLNLQEYVLTDSRYESVINVQSTVEEYGTGVIMKGSGSSSITSDIITLSFEDSPTVFKLGILYEGQIKLTGPYGDPMKGKVVILTVNYATVKNALWRLVTNDEGIAKFTLSTELWGLEPVSLQAQYEVTPRQFVYKENDLTPRYPRAYLTLQPFYSISHSFIQLKSSSNPFDCNNKAVIEAQYVIHDSTHSKHRNNLPFFYMVMSRGHVVQHGQILEVIHPGKAVHRGKLFVSLENTLALSPVAQVVLYTVLSTGEAVADSMNFPIQLCLANKVSLNFSDSSELPGGQVSLILRATPGSLCSVRAIDQSLLLLQPENELNIQSVFNMLPVQSLSGYPYNIYDEDSYHCLENPHIIDNIVAAPRSRFIGFPNYGKTDVYNTFKDVGIKILTNTVVKKPSECVNSLFYMRGDASRDAPAVSQGESASEKPVVTIRKYFPETWIWDLVLVGQSGAMAANKTVPDSITTWQADAFCTSSVGFGVAPKTELIAFQPFFVSLTMPSSVIRGEVFKLKATVFNYLQSCMMVNVILAESEQFSSQDCKGCRHTSCLCADESQTFSWTIRPLVLGEVTITVTAEAVQTSTLCGVSAVIVPEKGRIDTVIKTLLVQAEGTKQYKSYNELLCPDGVAEKLVSLKLPAVLVDGSAMASVSVLGDLMGRALRNLASLLAMPYGCGEQNMLLFAPNIFILQYLESTNQLTPQIRSTAQTYLVTGYQGELTYKHTDGSYSAFGMSDASGNTWLTAFVMKSFGNAKRYIFIDQVFVDQAKSWLGQQQQANGCFASVGQLFHLDMKGGVNDDVTLSAYITAAMLELSYTVTDPVVNNGLTCLRNAFTQVTSTYTKALLFYTFTLAGDQGMRNTLISGLDAVAIVSGGGRHWSSVSDGSVIDSLEVEMTSYVLLALMSGPELPGFGLGYSTSIVRWLSQQQNAFGGFASTQDTVVALQALTKYSYATYSPAGSVTVTITSPSGLINTFTINQSNRLLYQESELKEVPGDYNVKAQGKGCVYVQFTLCYNIPPPPERSSFTISARASGTCRIPTPYLDWIITVLYNGQRLETNMVIIDAKLLSGFSLDETSVKLVNSDNVTRLTDL, encoded by the exons ATGCGCTTTCCAGGAGTTCTTTTTGGAGTTATTTTGCTTTATCCAAGCATCATAGCAAAGAAGACCACCAGAGATAC cttcTACCTCTTGGCTGTAACCTCCAAGGCTGTAGGGGGCACAACAGAGACGTTATGTGTCACAGTCAAACCTCATCAGAAATTTTCACTGAAAGTGATCCTGGAGTGTAATGAAAACAAACTCACTCTTCTGATGGAACAGGATATAAGACTAGAATATTACCGCTGTGTCCCATTCAAG GTTCCTGTCGTAAGTGTGGAATCAGTGGCATCTATTGACATTCatatagaagaagaaaatgaaatccTGAACAAGACAACAAAGATTCTCATCACACCTCCGAATCATCTGACCATCATTCAGACAGACAAACCCATCTACAAACAAGGACAAACTG TCAAAATCCGCATTGTGTCTCTGGATTCCTATTTCCTCACCTACAGTCAGACG TTTCCGACAATAGAAGTGCAG GACCCGAACTCAAACCGCATCGGTCAGTGGCTGAACGTCAGCACGTACAGCGGCCTGGTGGATCTGTCGTATCCCTTAAACTCTAAGGCCACCAAAGGAGTTTATATCATCACCGTCTGGAACGAGAAAAGCGAAGCGATCACACAATCCTTCGAAGTCAAGGACTACG tgctGCCAACGTTTGCAGTGACGGTCAAACTTCCCCCAGTCATCACCATCCTGGACACATACGCTACACTGAAAGTGTGTGCTAA ATATACATACGGGAAGCCTGTAAACGGAACCGTGAATTCGACCGTCTGCCGTAACAGTATCAGATACTTCTGGTTCCCACCAGGAAGCACAACACCATCAGACATCTGCAGGGACTATACAATGAAG ACTGACAAGACAGGCTGTGGACAACGTGTCTTAAATCTGCAAGAATATGTGTTAACTGACTCACGCTATGAAAGTGTCATTAATGTTCAGAGTACGGTGGAAGAATACGGCACTG GTGTGATTATGAAAGGCTCCGGCAGCTCGTCTATAACATCCGATATCATCACCCTGTCGTTTGAGGATTCACCGACGGTGTTTAAGCTGGGAATTCTGTATGAAGGACAG ATCAAACTGACCGGTCCATATGGCGATCCTATGAAAGGAAAAGTAGTGATTCTGACTGTAAATTATGCTACGGTTAAAAATGCATTATGGAGGCTGGTTACAAATGACGAAGGCATTGCAAAATTTACCCTCTCTACTGAACTGTGGGGTCTGGAGCCGGTCTCTCTTCAG GCACAGTATGAAGTGACTCCCAGACAATTTGTATATAAGGAGAACGATCTCACACCACGGTACCCCAGAGCCTACCTCACGCTTCAGCCTTTCTACTCCATAAGCCACAGTTTTATTCAATTAAAGAGCAGCTCAAATCCTTTCGACTGCAATAATAAAGCTGTGATTGAAGCTCAGTACGTGATACATGACAGCACGCATTCGAAACACCGGAACAACTTACCCTTCTTCTACATG GTGATGTCTAGGGGACATGTAGTGCAGCATGGACAAATTCTGGAGGTCATACATCCAGGAAAAG CGGTGCACAGGGGCAAACTGTTTGTGTCACTGGAGAACACGTTAGCATTGTCCCCAGTCGCTCAAGTCGTCTTATACACAGTCCTTTCCACTGGTGAAGCTGTGGCAGACAGCATGAACTTCCCCATTCAGCTGTGTTTGGCTAACAAG GTGTCTCTGAATTTCTCGGACTCCTCTGAGCTTCCTGGTGGTCAGGTGTCACTGATTCTGAGAGCCACTCCAGGATCACTGTGTTCAGTGAGGGCCATAGATCAGAGTCTGTTACTGCTGCAACCAGAGAATGAACTCAACATTCAGTCG GTCTTCAATATGCTGCCTGTTCAGAGCTTATCAGGATATCCATACAACATTTATGATGAGGATTCATACCATTGCTTGGAGAACCCACACATTATTGACAACATAGTTGCAGCACCAAGGTCAAGATTTATCGGTTTTCCTAATTATGGAAAAACTGACGTGTACAACACCTTTAAA gatgttGGAATAAAGATCCTGACCAACACCGTAGTCAAGAAACCTTCTGAGTGTGTTAATAGTCTGTTCTATATGAGGG GAGACGCATCCAGGGATGCACCGGCCGTCTCTCAGGGAGAATCCGCTTCAGAGAAACCGGTCGTTACGATCCGCAAATATTTCCCAGAGACGTGGATATGGGACCTTGTTTTAGTCGG TCAGTCTGGAGCGATGGCTGCTAATAAAACGGTCCCAGACTCCATCACTACATGGCAGGCTGATGCATTTTGTACATCATCTGTGGGGTTTGGAGTCGCCCCGAAAACTGAGCTTATTGCCTTCCAGCCTTTCTTTGTGAGCCTCACCATGCCCAGCTCTGTCATCCGAGGAGAAGTGTTCAAACTCAAAGCCACCGTCTTCAACTACCTCCAAAGCTGTATGATG GTGAATGTGATTTTGGCTGAATCAGAACAATTCTCATCACAAGACTGTAAAGGCTGCAGACACACAAGCTGTCTGTGTGCTGACGAGAGTCAGACCTTCTCCTGGACCATCAGACCGCTGGTTCTCG gtgaggTGACCATCACTGTGACGGCGGAGGCCGTGCAGACGTCCACCCTGTGTGGAGTGAGTGCGGTTATTGTACCAGAGAAAGGACGAATCGACACGGTCATTAAAACACTGCTGGTGCAG GCTGAAGGAACCAAACAGTATAAAAGCTACAATGAGCTTCTCTGTCCAG ATGGTGTTGCTGAGAAACTGGTCTCACTGAAACTGCCTGCGGTGCTCGTGGATGGTTCAGCCATGGCCTCGGTCTCTGTGCTGG GAGATCTGATGGGTCGAGCTTTACGGAACCTGGCGAGTCTCCTGGCGATGCCGTACGGCTGTGGAGAGCAGAACATGCTGCTCTTTGCTCCCAACATCTTCATCCTGCAGTACCTGGAGAGCACCAACCAACTCACTCctcagatcaggagcacagctcAGACCTACCTCGTGACCG GATACCAGGGAGAGCTGacctacaaacacactgatGGATCTTACAGCGCTTTTGGGATGAGCGACGCATCAGGAAACACATG GCTGACGGCGTTCGTGATGAAGTCTTTCGGAAATGCGAAGAGGTACATCTTCATAGATCAGGTGTTTGTGGACCAGGCGAAGTCCTGGCTCGGTCAACAGCAGCAGGCTAACGGATGCTTTGCCTCAGTGGGACAACTCTTCCATCTGGACATGAAG ggaggAGTAAATGATGACGTGACCCTCTCGGCGTACATTACGGCTGCGATGCTTGAGCTCAGTTATACAGTAACA GATCCTGTGGTGAATAACGGTCTTACATGCCTGAGGAACGCGTTCACTCAGGTGACCTCCACCTACACCAAGGCTCTCCTCTTCTACACCTTCACCCTGGCTGGAGATCAGGGGATGAGGAACACACTCATCTCAGGCCTGGATGCAGTGGCCATAGTCTCAG GTGGTGGACGTCACTGGAGCAGCGTGAGTGATGGATCAGTGATAGACTCTTTAGAGGTGGAGATGACCTCGTATGTGCTTCTGGCTCTGATGTCTGGACCTGAGCTGCCCGGGTTTGGTCTGGGTTACAGCACCAGTATCGTCCGCTGGCTTTCTCAGCAGCAGAACGCCTTCGGAGGCTTCGCGTCTACACAG GACACTGTCGTGGCTCTTCAGGCTCTGACCAAGTACAGCTACGCCACCTACAGTCCAGCAGGATCTGTAACTGTTACTATAACATCACCATCAGGGCTGATTAACACGTTCACCATCAATCAGAGTAACAGACTGCTGTATCAGGAGAGTGAGCTGAAGGAGGTTCCTGGTGATTATAACGTTAAAGCACAAGGGAAAGGCTGTGTGTACGTGCAG ttcactCTGTGCTACAACATCCCTCCTCCTCCTGAACGCTCTTCATTCACTATCTCAGCCAGAGCATCTGGGACCTGCAGAATCCCAACTCCGTATCTGGATTGGATCATTACTGTTTT GTATAACGGCCAACGATTGGAGACCAACATGGTGATCATCGACGCCAAGCTTCTTTCTGGCTTCAGCTTGGACGAGACGTCTGTGAAGCTCGTGAACAGCGATAACGTAAC TCGACTGACGGATCTGTGA
- the LOC132853388 gene encoding alpha-2-macroglobulin-like protein 1 isoform X1 encodes MRFPGVLFGVILLYPSIIAKKTTRDTFYLLAVTSKAVGGTTETLCVTVKPHQKFSLKVILECNENKLTLLMEQDIRLEYYRCVPFKVPVVSVESVASIDIHIEEENEILNKTTKILITPPNHLTIIQTDKPIYKQGQTVKIRIVSLDSYFLTYSQTFPTIEVQDPNSNRIGQWLNVSTYSGLVDLSYPLNSKATKGVYIITVWNEKSEAITQSFEVKDYVLPTFAVTVKLPPVITILDTYATLKVCAKYTYGKPVNGTVNSTVCRNSIRYFWFPPGSTTPSDICRDYTMKTDKTGCGQRVLNLQEYVLTDSRYESVINVQSTVEEYGTGVIMKGSGSSSITSDIITLSFEDSPTVFKLGILYEGQIKLTGPYGDPMKGKVVILTVNYATVKNALWRLVTNDEGIAKFTLSTELWGLEPVSLQAQYEVTPRQFVYKENDLTPRYPRAYLTLQPFYSISHSFIQLKSSSNPFDCNNKAVIEAQYVIHDSTHSKHRNNLPFFYMVMSRGHVVQHGQILEVIHPGKAVHRGKLFVSLENTLALSPVAQVVLYTVLSTGEAVADSMNFPIQLCLANKVSLNFSDSSELPGGQVSLILRATPGSLCSVRAIDQSLLLLQPENELNIQSVFNMLPVQSLSGYPYNIYDEDSYHCLENPHIIDNIVAAPRSRFIGFPNYGKTDVYNTFKDVGIKILTNTVVKKPSECVNSLFYMRGDASRDAPAVSQGESASEKPVVTIRKYFPETWIWDLVLVGQSGAMAANKTVPDSITTWQADAFCTSSVGFGVAPKTELIAFQPFFVSLTMPSSVIRGEVFKLKATVFNYLQSCMMVNVILAESEQFSSQDCKGCRHTSCLCADESQTFSWTIRPLVLGEVTITVTAEAVQTSTLCGVSAVIVPEKGRIDTVIKTLLVQAEGTKQYKSYNELLCPDGVAEKLVSLKLPAVLVDGSAMASVSVLGDLMGRALRNLASLLAMPYGCGEQNMLLFAPNIFILQYLESTNQLTPQIRSTAQTYLVTGYQGELTYKHTDGSYSAFGMSDASGNTWLTAFVMKSFGNAKRYIFIDQVFVDQAKSWLGQQQQANGCFASVGQLFHLDMKGGVNDDVTLSAYITAAMLELSYTVTDPVVNNGLTCLRNAFTQVTSTYTKALLFYTFTLAGDQGMRNTLISGLDAVAIVSGGGRHWSSVSDGSVIDSLEVEMTSYVLLALMSGPELPGFGLGYSTSIVRWLSQQQNAFGGFASTQDTVVALQALTKYSYATYSPAGSVTVTITSPSGLINTFTINQSNRLLYQESELKEVPGDYNVKAQGKGCVYVQFTLCYNIPPPPERSSFTISARASGTCRIPTPYLDWIITVLYNGQRLETNMVIIDAKLLSGFSLDETSVKLVNSDNSTDGSVKRVDQADGKVLIYLNKLKSGQEKVYTMRIVQDVVVGNLKPAIVKVYDYYQTSESAVTDYTSPCT; translated from the exons ATGCGCTTTCCAGGAGTTCTTTTTGGAGTTATTTTGCTTTATCCAAGCATCATAGCAAAGAAGACCACCAGAGATAC cttcTACCTCTTGGCTGTAACCTCCAAGGCTGTAGGGGGCACAACAGAGACGTTATGTGTCACAGTCAAACCTCATCAGAAATTTTCACTGAAAGTGATCCTGGAGTGTAATGAAAACAAACTCACTCTTCTGATGGAACAGGATATAAGACTAGAATATTACCGCTGTGTCCCATTCAAG GTTCCTGTCGTAAGTGTGGAATCAGTGGCATCTATTGACATTCatatagaagaagaaaatgaaatccTGAACAAGACAACAAAGATTCTCATCACACCTCCGAATCATCTGACCATCATTCAGACAGACAAACCCATCTACAAACAAGGACAAACTG TCAAAATCCGCATTGTGTCTCTGGATTCCTATTTCCTCACCTACAGTCAGACG TTTCCGACAATAGAAGTGCAG GACCCGAACTCAAACCGCATCGGTCAGTGGCTGAACGTCAGCACGTACAGCGGCCTGGTGGATCTGTCGTATCCCTTAAACTCTAAGGCCACCAAAGGAGTTTATATCATCACCGTCTGGAACGAGAAAAGCGAAGCGATCACACAATCCTTCGAAGTCAAGGACTACG tgctGCCAACGTTTGCAGTGACGGTCAAACTTCCCCCAGTCATCACCATCCTGGACACATACGCTACACTGAAAGTGTGTGCTAA ATATACATACGGGAAGCCTGTAAACGGAACCGTGAATTCGACCGTCTGCCGTAACAGTATCAGATACTTCTGGTTCCCACCAGGAAGCACAACACCATCAGACATCTGCAGGGACTATACAATGAAG ACTGACAAGACAGGCTGTGGACAACGTGTCTTAAATCTGCAAGAATATGTGTTAACTGACTCACGCTATGAAAGTGTCATTAATGTTCAGAGTACGGTGGAAGAATACGGCACTG GTGTGATTATGAAAGGCTCCGGCAGCTCGTCTATAACATCCGATATCATCACCCTGTCGTTTGAGGATTCACCGACGGTGTTTAAGCTGGGAATTCTGTATGAAGGACAG ATCAAACTGACCGGTCCATATGGCGATCCTATGAAAGGAAAAGTAGTGATTCTGACTGTAAATTATGCTACGGTTAAAAATGCATTATGGAGGCTGGTTACAAATGACGAAGGCATTGCAAAATTTACCCTCTCTACTGAACTGTGGGGTCTGGAGCCGGTCTCTCTTCAG GCACAGTATGAAGTGACTCCCAGACAATTTGTATATAAGGAGAACGATCTCACACCACGGTACCCCAGAGCCTACCTCACGCTTCAGCCTTTCTACTCCATAAGCCACAGTTTTATTCAATTAAAGAGCAGCTCAAATCCTTTCGACTGCAATAATAAAGCTGTGATTGAAGCTCAGTACGTGATACATGACAGCACGCATTCGAAACACCGGAACAACTTACCCTTCTTCTACATG GTGATGTCTAGGGGACATGTAGTGCAGCATGGACAAATTCTGGAGGTCATACATCCAGGAAAAG CGGTGCACAGGGGCAAACTGTTTGTGTCACTGGAGAACACGTTAGCATTGTCCCCAGTCGCTCAAGTCGTCTTATACACAGTCCTTTCCACTGGTGAAGCTGTGGCAGACAGCATGAACTTCCCCATTCAGCTGTGTTTGGCTAACAAG GTGTCTCTGAATTTCTCGGACTCCTCTGAGCTTCCTGGTGGTCAGGTGTCACTGATTCTGAGAGCCACTCCAGGATCACTGTGTTCAGTGAGGGCCATAGATCAGAGTCTGTTACTGCTGCAACCAGAGAATGAACTCAACATTCAGTCG GTCTTCAATATGCTGCCTGTTCAGAGCTTATCAGGATATCCATACAACATTTATGATGAGGATTCATACCATTGCTTGGAGAACCCACACATTATTGACAACATAGTTGCAGCACCAAGGTCAAGATTTATCGGTTTTCCTAATTATGGAAAAACTGACGTGTACAACACCTTTAAA gatgttGGAATAAAGATCCTGACCAACACCGTAGTCAAGAAACCTTCTGAGTGTGTTAATAGTCTGTTCTATATGAGGG GAGACGCATCCAGGGATGCACCGGCCGTCTCTCAGGGAGAATCCGCTTCAGAGAAACCGGTCGTTACGATCCGCAAATATTTCCCAGAGACGTGGATATGGGACCTTGTTTTAGTCGG TCAGTCTGGAGCGATGGCTGCTAATAAAACGGTCCCAGACTCCATCACTACATGGCAGGCTGATGCATTTTGTACATCATCTGTGGGGTTTGGAGTCGCCCCGAAAACTGAGCTTATTGCCTTCCAGCCTTTCTTTGTGAGCCTCACCATGCCCAGCTCTGTCATCCGAGGAGAAGTGTTCAAACTCAAAGCCACCGTCTTCAACTACCTCCAAAGCTGTATGATG GTGAATGTGATTTTGGCTGAATCAGAACAATTCTCATCACAAGACTGTAAAGGCTGCAGACACACAAGCTGTCTGTGTGCTGACGAGAGTCAGACCTTCTCCTGGACCATCAGACCGCTGGTTCTCG gtgaggTGACCATCACTGTGACGGCGGAGGCCGTGCAGACGTCCACCCTGTGTGGAGTGAGTGCGGTTATTGTACCAGAGAAAGGACGAATCGACACGGTCATTAAAACACTGCTGGTGCAG GCTGAAGGAACCAAACAGTATAAAAGCTACAATGAGCTTCTCTGTCCAG ATGGTGTTGCTGAGAAACTGGTCTCACTGAAACTGCCTGCGGTGCTCGTGGATGGTTCAGCCATGGCCTCGGTCTCTGTGCTGG GAGATCTGATGGGTCGAGCTTTACGGAACCTGGCGAGTCTCCTGGCGATGCCGTACGGCTGTGGAGAGCAGAACATGCTGCTCTTTGCTCCCAACATCTTCATCCTGCAGTACCTGGAGAGCACCAACCAACTCACTCctcagatcaggagcacagctcAGACCTACCTCGTGACCG GATACCAGGGAGAGCTGacctacaaacacactgatGGATCTTACAGCGCTTTTGGGATGAGCGACGCATCAGGAAACACATG GCTGACGGCGTTCGTGATGAAGTCTTTCGGAAATGCGAAGAGGTACATCTTCATAGATCAGGTGTTTGTGGACCAGGCGAAGTCCTGGCTCGGTCAACAGCAGCAGGCTAACGGATGCTTTGCCTCAGTGGGACAACTCTTCCATCTGGACATGAAG ggaggAGTAAATGATGACGTGACCCTCTCGGCGTACATTACGGCTGCGATGCTTGAGCTCAGTTATACAGTAACA GATCCTGTGGTGAATAACGGTCTTACATGCCTGAGGAACGCGTTCACTCAGGTGACCTCCACCTACACCAAGGCTCTCCTCTTCTACACCTTCACCCTGGCTGGAGATCAGGGGATGAGGAACACACTCATCTCAGGCCTGGATGCAGTGGCCATAGTCTCAG GTGGTGGACGTCACTGGAGCAGCGTGAGTGATGGATCAGTGATAGACTCTTTAGAGGTGGAGATGACCTCGTATGTGCTTCTGGCTCTGATGTCTGGACCTGAGCTGCCCGGGTTTGGTCTGGGTTACAGCACCAGTATCGTCCGCTGGCTTTCTCAGCAGCAGAACGCCTTCGGAGGCTTCGCGTCTACACAG GACACTGTCGTGGCTCTTCAGGCTCTGACCAAGTACAGCTACGCCACCTACAGTCCAGCAGGATCTGTAACTGTTACTATAACATCACCATCAGGGCTGATTAACACGTTCACCATCAATCAGAGTAACAGACTGCTGTATCAGGAGAGTGAGCTGAAGGAGGTTCCTGGTGATTATAACGTTAAAGCACAAGGGAAAGGCTGTGTGTACGTGCAG ttcactCTGTGCTACAACATCCCTCCTCCTCCTGAACGCTCTTCATTCACTATCTCAGCCAGAGCATCTGGGACCTGCAGAATCCCAACTCCGTATCTGGATTGGATCATTACTGTTTT GTATAACGGCCAACGATTGGAGACCAACATGGTGATCATCGACGCCAAGCTTCTTTCTGGCTTCAGCTTGGACGAGACGTCTGTGAAGCTCGTGAACAGCGATAAC TCGACTGACGGATCTGTGAAACGTGTGGATCAGGCTGATGGTAAAGTCCTCATTTACCTTAATAAA CTGAAAAGTGGACAGGAGAAGGTCTACACCATGAGGATCGTGCAGGACGTCGTAGTGGGGAACCTGAAACCAGCCATTGTGAAAGTGTACGATTATTACCAGACCA GTGAGTCTGCTGTAACTGACTACACATCACCTTGTACTTAA
- the slc7a4 gene encoding cationic amino acid transporter 4 gives MMASCSPISRFCQKLNRLKTLEDDMMATSLSRCLSTLDLALLGVGAMVGSGLYVLTGAVAKDLAGPAVVLSFLVAGIASLMAALCYAEFGARVPKTGSAYMFTYVSVGEIWAFLIGWNVVLEYMIGGAAVARAWSGYLDSIFDHRIRNFTESHVLRWDVPFLATYPDFLAAGILLIASFLISFGVRVSSWLNHIFSTVSMIVIVFILVFGFALADLDNWSAEKGGFAPYGFSGIMAGTATCFYAFVGFDVIAASSEEARDPRRAIPMATAISLALAATAYILVSMVLTLMVPWNTLDPNSALSDAFFRRGYSWAGLIVAVGSICAMNTVLLSNLFSLPRIVYAMAEDGLFFSVFSRVNPVTKVPVIAILVFGSLMSFLALIFDLESLVQFLSIGTLLAYTFVAASVIVLRFQPEKHVKKDAPAPSPGQQSNSVSDLKEDSGELKEYESFSDKLRLVERQKLPGALQARWEPYLGTVLGDWAPGEVVAFSVLALMVSAVSLCSVVVFGQSYLNLPTWSFVLLLVIFSLAFLLSLIVISVHEQQKKTKSFQVPLVPFVPGVSILLNVFLMMKLSPLTWLRFTIWVAAGLLVYFGYGIWHSKEGLKEPQCVSARYVVLPSGSLVETVQNVQPEGHTHTHTPTTNAPTTVAAADPQANR, from the exons ATGATGGCGTCGTGCTCTCCAATTTCACGTTTTTGCCAGAAGCTGAACAGGCTGAAGACGTTAGAGGATGACATGATGGCCACATCTCTGAGCCGCTGCCTCTCTACTCTAGACCTGGCGCTGCTCGGTGTTGGTGCCATGGTTGGTTCGGGTCTCTACGTCCTCACGGGAGCCGTTGCCAAGGACTTAGCTGGACCAGCTGTTGTGCTTTCGTTCCTGGTGGCTGGCATAGCTTCACTCATGGCAGCTTTGTGCTATGCTGAATTTGGCGCCCGTGTCCCCAAGACAGGCTCCGCCTACATGTTCACATATGTTTCCGTCGGGGAGATCTGGgcctttctgattggctggaatgTAGTTCTTGAGTATATGATTGGCGGCGCAGCGGTTGCTCGTGCATGGAGTGGCTACCTGGACTCCATCTTTGACCACCGCATCCGGAATTTCACGGAAAGTCACGTATTGCGCTGGGACGTACCTTTCCTCGCCACATATCCAGACTTTCTTGCAGCAGGAATACTGTTGATTGCATCTTTCTTAATTTCATTCGGTGTGCGTGTCTCATCTTGGCTAAATCACATCTTCTCTACAGTCAGCATGATAGTCATAGTCTTTATCCTGGTCTTTGGTTTTGCTCTGGCTGATCTGGATAACTGGAGTGCTGAAAAAGGTGGGTTTGCCCCCTATGGCTTCtcgggcatcatggcaggaACAGCCACCTGCTTTTACGCATTTGTAGGGTTTGATGTTATTGCTGCATCCAGTGAAGAGGCACGTGACCCTCGGAGGGCTATTCCCATGGCAACAGCAATATCGCTAGCTCTGGCAGCTACAGCCTACATCCTGGTCTCGATGGTTTTGACACTGATGGTCCCATGGAACACGCTCGACCCAAACTCTGCGCTCTCTGATGCGTTCTTCCGGCGTGGCTACAGCTGGGCCGGCCTTATCGTGGCTGTGGGATCCATCTGcg CCATGAACACGGTGTTGCTCAGCAACCTCTTCTCTCTGCCTCGCATCGTGTACGCCATGGCTGAGGACGGACTCTTCTTCTCCGTCTTCTCACGTGTTAATCCTGTCACCAAAGTGCCCGTCATTGCCATCTTGGTCTTTGGCAGCCTCATGTCTTTTCTAGCGCTCATCTTTGACCTGGAGTCTCTTGTCCAGTTCCTCTCCATTGGCACACTGTTAGCGTACACCTTCGTAGCTGCAAGTGTTATCGTTTTGCGCTTTCAGCCTGAAAAACATGTCAAGAAAGATGCACCAGCGCCCTCACCAGGTCAACAGAGCAACTCTGTCTCGGATCTCAAGGAG gacagtggtgagctGAAGGAGTACGAATCATTTTCAGACAAACTGCGTTTGGTGGAGAGGCAGAAGCTCCCAGGTGCCCTTCAAGCCCGTTGGGAGCCGTACCTGGGTACCGTATTAGGAGACTGGGCGCCAGGCGAGGTGGTGGCATTCAGCGTATTGGCACTGATGGTGAGCGCAGTGTCACTCTGTTCAGTGGTTGTTTTTGGACAGAGTTACCTGAATCTGCCTACGTGGAGCTTCGTCCTGCTGCTTGTGATCTTCAGCTTGGCGTTCCTCCTCAGCCTCATCGTTATCTCTGTCCATGAGCAGCAAAAGAAAACCAAGAGCTTCCAG GTTCCCCTGGTGCCATTCGTACCTGGTGTTAGCATCCTGCTGAATGTGTTTCTCATGATGAAGCTCAGTCCACTCACCTGGCTCCGGTTCACCATCTGGGTagctgcag ggctgTTGGTGTATTTTGGTTATGGTATCTGGCACAGTAAAGAAGGCCTGAAGGAGCCCCAGTGTGTTTCCGCCCGCTACGTGGTTCTCCCAAGCGGTAGTCTGGTGGAAACGGTCCAGAACGTCCAGcctgagggacacacacacactcacacacccaccacaAACGCTCCTACGACGGTCGCCGCCGCCGACCCACAAGCCAACAGatga